A window from Choristoneura fumiferana chromosome 22, NRCan_CFum_1, whole genome shotgun sequence encodes these proteins:
- the LOC141440322 gene encoding 3-oxoacyl-[acyl-carrier-protein] reductase FabG-like, whose protein sequence is MSFKDQVILVTGASAGIGKAIAIHFSKENAKLVLVGRSKPALDEVKAICSKNSGHEALIIQADVSKDADIENIVKKVTQVHGALNILVNNAGMFISDDIFSTTIANLDAHINTNLRSVFNLTILFMPLLIKSQGNIINITGAEAVKYCQGLLSESLSKVAVNHFTKYAAYELGPKKVRVNSVALGYVKDTKIMERADVDIDEFAKYFLPKVPLGEPIKPEEVAMTVAFIASDAAKHITGQIILVDGGFTSH, encoded by the exons ATGTCGTTCAAAGACCAAGTTATTTTGGTGACGGGTGCCAGTGCTGGTATAGGAAAAGCTATCGCTATACATTTTTCTAAAGAAAACGCAAAACTTGTTCTCGTTGGACGAAGCAAGCCAGCATTAGATGAAGTCAAAGCCATTTGCTCCAAGAACAGTGGTCATGAGGCTTTGATCATTCAAGCCGATGTCAGTAAAGATGCAGATATAGAAAATATAGTCAAAAAAGTGACTCAGGTACATGGTGCATTGAATATTCTAGTGAACAATGCTGGGATGTTCATATCAGATGATATTTTCTCCACAACGATTGCTAATTTGGACGCCCATATCAACACCAACTTGCGATCTGTCTTCAACCTCACGATACTCTTCATGCCTCTGCTCATCAAATCACAAG GTAACATCATCAACATAACAGGCGCAGAGGCAGTGAAATATTGCCAAGGCCTACTATCGGAGAGTCTGTCCAAAGTAGCGGTTAACCACTTTACGAAGTATGCAGCCTACGAACTAGGTCCCAAAAAGGTGCGGGTGAACTCCGTAGCCCTTGGATACGTCAAAGACACAAAGATTATGGAAAGAGCGGACGTGGATATTGACGAATTTGCGaagtattttttaccaaagGTACCTTTGGGAGAGCCTATAAAACCAGAAGAAGTAGCAATGACCGTAGCTTTTATAGCTAGCGATGCCGCAAAACACATCACGGGGCAAATCATTCTAGTGGACGGAGGCTTTACCAGCCATTAa
- the LOC141440323 gene encoding 3-oxoacyl-[acyl-carrier-protein] reductase FabG-like: MSFKDQVILITGSSSGIGKSIAIHFSKENAKLILVGRSKPALDEVKAICSKNSGHEALAIQADVSNDGQVEEIVEKVTLAYGALHVLVNNAGVFISDDIFSATTASFDAHINVNLRSVFNLTRLFVPLLVKSKGNVINISGVEAVKYWEGLLTDSLSKVAIQHFTKYVAYELGPKKVRSNSLALGYVTGTKIIERANLDPEEFGRGFLPSVPLGEFIKPEDVAKTVAFIASDAAKHITGQNIVMDGGFSCY; the protein is encoded by the exons ATGTCGTTTAAAGATCAGGTTATTTTAATCACTGGTTCTAGTTCTGGTATAGGCAAATCTATCGCCATACATTTTTCCAAAGAAAATGCGAAGCTAATTCTTGTTGGACGAAGCAAGCCAGCATTAGATGAGGTCAAAGCCATTTGTTCCAAGAACAGTGGTCATGAGGCTTTGGCGATACAGGCTGATGTAAGCAACGATGGTCAAGTTGAAGAGATAGTAGAGAAAGTGACGCTTGCTTATGGTGCGTTGCACGTATTGGTTAACAATGCTGGTGTGTTCATATCGGATGATATTTTCTCTGCGACAACGGCCAGCTTTGATGCTCACATCAACGTCAATTTGCGATCCGTTTTCAACCTCACAAGGCTCTTCGTGCCACTGCTCGTCAAATCAAagg GCAATGTCATCAACATATCTGGCGTAGAAGCTGTAAAGTACTGGGAAGGCCTTCTAACCGACAGCCTTTCTAAAGTAGCAATCCAACATTTCACCAAATACGTAGCTTACGAGTTGGGTCCTAAGAAAGTTCGTTCAAACTCGCTTGCTCTGGGCTACGTCACGGGCACAAAGATCATAGAAAGAGCTAATTTGGATCCTGAAGAGTTCGGAAGAGGTTTTCTTCCAAGTGTACCTTTAGGAGAATTCATAAAACCAGAGGACGTCGCCAAAACTGTGGCGTTCATAGCCAGTGATGCTGCTAAGCACATCACTGGGCAAAACATTGTAATGGATGGTGGATTCAGTTGCTATTAA